The genomic stretch ACTCTCACAGGATTTGCAATAGAATTCAGCTGAGCAAGACTGGAATGTCCGCCGCCAATTGCTCCAATGTCAACACCAGCCGCAGGGTGACGGATAAATGCTCCACTCGATACGCTTCCGCCTATCTCTGCTCCTCCAACATCACCATGGAAATCGGTGTGACATTTCTTACAGAATTCAGCTATGCCTGATTTACTTGAATTTGGCTCATTCAGGTTAACACCGGCAATTGTGCGAACACCCACGCCTGTCTCAAAAATATCTCTTGAGAGGTCGTTCGTTCCTGCCGCATAGCTGACACCTAATGTTGGTGTAGCTCCGCCAGCATTCGGTTTTAGGTTTCTGTAGTTATCGATATTGGTGTTTCCGCCTACATCGCCTGCACCTTTGTCACTGCCGTGTTCGGAATGACAATCGATACATTCCAAACCATTTGGATTGCTCCATGTACCGCCAGGAGCTGTTGCTGTACTGCCGATTGTATGTCCCATATACTCCTGATATGGACCAACACCACCGACCTTGTTGAGAGCGCCAGCAGACCTCTGAGTTGAACCTGTATCGTTTGTCCCCATTACATCAGGTCCGATTCCATTGTCATGGCAGGACAAACAAAGGTCATTAGGTGATCCGCCGCCCTTCAACAAATGTGATGCAGGAGTGTAACTGAAACCACCGCTTGTTGAACCATAATCGTGAGCAGCGCTTGCATGCATTGTATGACACTGGTTACAAATCAAACTTGCTCCATCATGATAATCACCTGCATTCGCTGCCGGGCCAAAGAAAAATACCAAACCTGCAATCGCTAAAAACAAAACAGCTTTTTTCATCCATTTCACCTCCTTTCCCCTTTGTAGTTTTTTAAAAGATTTGAAGTGCTTCATAAAAACGCCCTCCTTTGAAAAATATAAAAGATGTTTTCTGCTTTTCACTATTAGCATTTTCTATGCCAAAAATTCGGATTTTCGGTTATTAAAAAATTCATAAGGTAAAATTGTTAGAAAATTCAGTAAGTTTTCTTATTTTTGAAATTTTTTTTCTCAAAAAAGAAACAAATATTCTTGAAAGTGAGAATATCATAGAGATATGAAAAGTGTGCGATTACACTCTCTATTTTGTGCGATTTAGCACATTGATTAGTAATACTGTGGTTGAAAGGAGGGGGTTTTACATTGTTATATGCATAACTTTTGCGAGGGCACTTATTCCATTATCAAATTCAGGAATGAAAAAATCAAGATTCACTGCACTTCCTTCATCAGGTGCAATTTCTGTTTCAATGAATGCTCCCATTTTACTGACATCGACTGTGCGAGAATGGACAAAATGCTTATTGATACTAAATACAACATCAACAAGTACTTTGTATCTTATATGCTCTCTTTTTTCCTCGTAGTAATCATTGTTAGCAGACTTCATTTCAATATTTTTCTCCTTCAAAATCTCGATTATATCATAATCGGTATCTACAATTTTGACACCCATTCCTTTCTGTCTATTATCTTCTTTAGGTGATTTTATATTCATTTTTATCAATGAATTCAATACATTAATATCAATTGGCTTTGATAAAAATCCACAACTGTATTTTTTCAACAGAGTAAGCTTTTCACCTTCATAATGGTA from Candidatus Schekmanbacteria bacterium encodes the following:
- a CDS encoding response regulator gives rise to the protein MPEILVVDDEELICWSIKRELSKRGYEIESALSGKDALEKLEKNPFKVLITDIKLPDISGFNVIEKARQISNSTKIIAISSYHYEGEKLTLLKKYSCGFLSKPIDINVLNSLIKMNIKSPKEDNRQKGMGVKIVDTDYDIIEILKEKNIEMKSANNDYYEEKREHIRYKVLVDVVFSINKHFVHSRTVDVSKMGAFIETEIAPDEGSAVNLDFFIPEFDNGISALAKVMHITM